One Staphylococcus simiae genomic region harbors:
- a CDS encoding nucleoside hydrolase, with product MMTDVYFNHDGGVDDLVSLFLLLQMDDIHLIGVSTIGADCYLEPSVSASIKVINRFSHEQINVAPSYERGKNPFPKDWRMHAFFMDALPVLNEPIHKERNALESDKEAYQDIIDTLKTNPNKVTLLFTGPLTDLAKALTVDTTITQNIEKLVWMGGTFLDKGNVEEPEHDGTAEWNAFWDPDAVKTVFESDITIDMIALESTNQVPLTLDVRQRWANERQYEGVDFLGVSYAAVPPLTHFVTNSTYFLWDVLTTAYVGKPELVQYEHKLVDVINHGPSQGRTFEVSQGRPVNVINHVDRTSFFDYITELAKKVK from the coding sequence ATTATGACAGATGTATACTTTAATCATGATGGTGGCGTTGATGATTTAGTATCTTTATTTTTATTATTACAAATGGATGATATTCATTTGATTGGAGTTAGTACAATAGGTGCAGACTGTTATTTAGAACCTTCAGTTAGTGCATCGATAAAAGTGATTAATCGTTTTTCACATGAACAGATAAATGTTGCACCATCATATGAACGTGGTAAAAATCCATTTCCAAAAGATTGGCGTATGCATGCATTTTTCATGGATGCCTTACCAGTATTAAATGAACCTATACATAAAGAACGCAATGCGCTGGAAAGTGATAAAGAAGCATATCAAGATATCATTGATACGTTAAAGACTAATCCAAACAAGGTGACGTTATTATTTACGGGACCATTAACAGATTTAGCAAAAGCATTAACTGTAGATACAACCATTACTCAAAATATTGAAAAATTAGTATGGATGGGTGGTACGTTTTTAGACAAAGGCAATGTAGAAGAACCTGAACATGATGGTACAGCTGAATGGAATGCATTTTGGGATCCAGATGCTGTTAAAACTGTCTTTGAAAGTGACATAACTATCGATATGATAGCGTTAGAAAGCACAAACCAAGTACCTCTTACACTAGATGTTAGACAACGTTGGGCTAATGAACGTCAATATGAAGGTGTTGATTTTTTAGGTGTTAGTTATGCAGCAGTACCACCATTAACTCATTTTGTAACAAACTCCACATATTTTTTATGGGATGTACTGACAACAGCTTATGTAGGTAAACCTGAACTTGTACAATATGAGCATAAGTTAGTTGATGTTATCAACCATGGCCCTAGTCAGGGACGTACATTTGAAGTTTCACAGGGAAGACCAGTTAATGTGATTAATCATGTTGATAGAACGTCATTTTTCGATTACATCACTGAGTTAGCGAAAAAAGTTAAATAA
- the ureE gene encoding urease accessory protein UreE has product MIIEEIQGNIANLSDAEKQKHIEKVYLENSDLVKRIQRVVTDHGNEIGIRLKQPIDLQYGDILYSDDHNMIIVDVNSEDVLVIKPRTLQEMGDIAHQLGNRHLPAQFTETEMLVQYDYLVEDLLKSLGIPYVHEDRKVNQAFRHIGHSHD; this is encoded by the coding sequence ATGATTATTGAAGAAATTCAAGGCAATATTGCCAATTTATCAGATGCTGAAAAGCAAAAACATATTGAAAAAGTTTATCTTGAAAATTCAGACCTTGTAAAACGTATCCAACGCGTTGTTACAGATCATGGTAATGAAATTGGAATTCGTTTAAAACAACCTATCGATTTGCAATATGGAGATATTTTATATTCAGATGACCACAATATGATTATTGTTGATGTTAATTCTGAAGATGTCTTAGTGATTAAACCACGTACATTACAAGAAATGGGAGACATTGCTCATCAATTAGGCAATCGTCATTTACCAGCACAATTTACAGAAACTGAAATGTTAGTACAATATGATTATTTAGTAGAAGACTTATTAAAAAGTTTAGGTATCCCTTATGTTCATGAAGATCGTAAAGTCAATCAAGCCTTCAGACATATAGGACATTCTCATGATTGA
- a CDS encoding acyl-CoA dehydrogenase family protein has product MNGMANSMLITTDIQRKWIDKFATIAEQFKARAAYNDRHSHFPYDNIQWLIDEGYTLLTLPKAYGGEGATIEDMVILQSFLGEIDGATALSIGWHVSVVGQIYEQRLWSEDMLQRFAQEVRHGALVNRAVSEAETGSPTRGGRPSTHAVKSGEGYIINGVKTFTSMSKALTHFIVGAYVEELHGLGFFLVPKDAHGVEIADNWNMLGMRATESHDLILNDVFVPADHFVEQQRSTAPNGWILHIPSCYLGIAQAARDYAVDFAQHYQPNSIEGSIATLPTVQQNIGKMESLLLSARHFLWSTAKGYGLYKDDNQIRNATSASKVLVMNQGLEIVDLAMRIVGAKSLEMERPLQRYYRDMRAGLHNPPMEDAVYTNIAKSITGQFE; this is encoded by the coding sequence ATGAATGGTATGGCTAATTCAATGTTAATCACAACTGATATTCAACGAAAATGGATTGATAAATTTGCGACGATTGCTGAACAATTTAAAGCGCGAGCAGCTTATAACGATCGACATAGTCATTTTCCATATGACAATATTCAATGGCTTATTGATGAAGGCTATACGTTATTAACATTGCCAAAAGCATATGGCGGTGAAGGTGCGACAATAGAAGATATGGTTATTTTGCAATCATTTTTAGGTGAGATTGATGGAGCTACTGCGTTATCTATCGGTTGGCATGTGAGTGTAGTAGGTCAAATTTACGAACAACGTTTATGGTCTGAAGATATGTTGCAACGATTCGCTCAGGAAGTGCGACATGGTGCTTTAGTTAATAGAGCGGTTAGTGAAGCGGAGACAGGAAGTCCTACACGAGGTGGAAGACCAAGCACGCATGCTGTTAAAAGTGGTGAAGGTTATATTATCAATGGTGTTAAAACATTCACATCAATGAGTAAGGCGCTAACGCATTTTATTGTGGGTGCGTATGTTGAAGAATTACATGGACTTGGCTTCTTTTTAGTACCTAAAGATGCACATGGTGTTGAAATTGCTGATAACTGGAATATGTTAGGAATGAGAGCTACTGAAAGTCATGATTTAATATTAAATGATGTTTTTGTACCTGCTGATCATTTTGTAGAGCAACAAAGAAGCACAGCACCTAATGGTTGGATATTACACATTCCAAGTTGTTATTTAGGAATTGCTCAAGCAGCACGTGATTATGCCGTAGACTTTGCACAGCACTATCAACCTAATAGCATAGAAGGAAGTATTGCGACATTACCAACTGTACAGCAGAATATTGGTAAAATGGAAAGTTTATTATTATCAGCCAGACATTTTCTCTGGAGCACTGCTAAAGGGTATGGACTTTACAAGGATGATAATCAAATTAGAAATGCAACATCTGCTAGTAAAGTGTTAGTCATGAATCAAGGTTTAGAAATTGTAGATTTGGCGATGAGAATTGTAGGCGCCAAAAGTTTAGAGATGGAACGACCATTACAAAGATACTATAGAGATATGCGTGCTGGATTGCATAATCCGCCAATGGAAGATGCAGTTTATACAAATATTGCCAAAAGTATTACCGGACAATTTGAATAA
- the ureC gene encoding urease subunit alpha — protein sequence MSFKMTQNQYTSLYGPTIGDSVRLGDTNLFAQIEKDYAVYGEEATFGGGKSIRDGMAQNPRVTRDDVNVADLVITNAVIIDYDKIVKGDIGIKNGYIFAIGKAGNPDIMDKVDIIIGSTTDIISAEGKIVTAGGIDTHVHFINPEQAEVALESGITTHIGGGTGASEGAKATTVTPGPWHIHRMLEAAEALPINVGFTGKGQATNPTALIEQINAGAIGLKVHEDWGATPSALSHALDVADEFDIQIALHADTLNEAGFMEDTMSAVKNRVLHMYHTEGAGGGHAPDLIKSAAFSNILPSSTNPTLPYTHNTVDEHLDMVMITHHLNASIPEDIAFADSRIRKETIAAEDVLQDMGVFSMISSDSQAMGRVGEVITRAWQVAHRMKEQRGPLDGDFEYNDNNRIKRYIAKYTINPAITHGISDYVGSIEAGKLADLVLWDPIFFGVKPELIVKGGLINSAVNGDANGSIPTSEPMKYRKMYGQFGGNLTSTSMTFVSKTAYENGINRALNLKRMVRPVHNIRQLSKADMKNNSATPDLDVDPQTYEVYVDGEKITSEAATELPLTQRYFLF from the coding sequence ATGAGTTTTAAAATGACTCAAAACCAATATACCAGTCTGTATGGTCCAACTATTGGTGATTCTGTTCGTTTAGGCGATACCAATTTATTCGCACAAATTGAAAAAGATTATGCCGTTTACGGTGAAGAAGCTACTTTTGGTGGTGGTAAATCGATTCGTGACGGTATGGCACAAAACCCACGTGTAACACGTGATGATGTCAATGTTGCAGATTTAGTTATCACTAATGCTGTTATTATCGACTATGACAAAATCGTTAAAGGTGATATTGGTATTAAAAACGGTTATATCTTTGCTATTGGCAAAGCTGGTAACCCCGACATTATGGACAAAGTAGATATCATTATCGGTTCTACTACAGATATTATTTCCGCTGAGGGTAAAATTGTAACTGCTGGCGGTATTGATACGCATGTCCACTTTATCAATCCTGAACAAGCTGAAGTAGCACTTGAAAGTGGTATTACAACTCATATCGGTGGTGGTACTGGTGCATCTGAAGGTGCTAAAGCTACAACAGTAACACCGGGACCTTGGCATATACATCGCATGCTAGAAGCTGCAGAAGCTTTACCAATCAATGTTGGTTTCACTGGTAAAGGTCAAGCTACTAACCCTACTGCCCTAATCGAACAAATTAACGCGGGTGCAATCGGCTTAAAAGTGCATGAAGACTGGGGTGCCACACCTTCAGCATTAAGTCATGCTTTAGATGTAGCTGATGAATTCGATATCCAAATCGCCTTACATGCCGATACTTTAAATGAAGCTGGCTTTATGGAAGACACTATGTCAGCAGTTAAAAATCGTGTACTTCATATGTATCATACAGAAGGTGCTGGTGGTGGACATGCCCCTGACTTAATTAAATCAGCAGCATTTTCAAATATCTTACCATCATCAACAAATCCAACACTACCATATACGCATAACACAGTTGATGAGCATTTAGACATGGTTATGATTACACACCATTTAAACGCTTCTATTCCAGAGGATATAGCTTTTGCAGATTCACGTATTCGTAAAGAAACAATTGCTGCAGAAGATGTCTTACAAGATATGGGTGTCTTCAGTATGATAAGCTCTGACTCTCAAGCAATGGGTCGTGTTGGTGAAGTTATTACAAGAGCTTGGCAAGTTGCGCATCGTATGAAAGAACAACGTGGACCTTTAGATGGCGACTTTGAATATAACGATAATAACCGTATTAAACGTTATATTGCTAAATATACAATTAACCCAGCTATTACACATGGTATTTCTGATTATGTTGGTTCTATTGAAGCTGGTAAATTAGCTGACTTAGTATTATGGGATCCAATCTTTTTCGGAGTTAAACCTGAATTAATTGTTAAAGGTGGACTAATTAACAGTGCTGTTAACGGTGATGCTAATGGTTCAATCCCAACATCTGAGCCAATGAAATATCGTAAAATGTATGGTCAATTTGGTGGTAACCTTACAAGCACATCTATGACATTTGTTTCTAAAACAGCATATGAAAATGGTATTAACCGTGCTTTAAACTTAAAACGTATGGTTCGCCCTGTTCATAATATTAGACAATTATCAAAAGCCGATATGAAAAATAACAGTGCGACACCAGATTTAGATGTTGATCCTCAAACATATGAAGTTTATGTTGATGGTGAAAAAATCACAAGTGAAGCAGCAACTGAGTTACCATTAACTCAAAGATACTTCTTATTCTAG
- a CDS encoding urease accessory protein UreD, with amino-acid sequence MADEQQRWTGQLDLTVFFNGQRSVARDIFFEKALKVIRPVYLNNSTIPTFYIVNVGGGYLDGDRYRMNVNVDDNAKVTLTSQGATKIYKTPNDCVEQYQTFTLKDNAYLEYVADPIIAYENSNFYQHNTFNLSSSSSLFYTDIITPGYSKEDKDFSYNYMHLLNEVYIDNELVTFDNLLLEPAKQSISDVGYMEGYSHYGSAYFIHPDVNQKLIDRIYDAVKDYLATYDCRLSISQLPTHGLAIRILAYRTQTIEKILGTIQGFIAEHIYDRQLDFLRKY; translated from the coding sequence ATGGCTGACGAACAACAACGTTGGACTGGCCAATTAGATTTAACCGTCTTTTTCAATGGACAAAGATCTGTCGCTAGAGATATCTTTTTTGAAAAAGCGTTAAAAGTGATACGTCCTGTATATCTAAACAACTCAACTATCCCTACATTTTATATTGTCAATGTGGGTGGTGGTTATTTAGATGGAGATCGTTATCGCATGAATGTCAATGTCGATGATAATGCTAAAGTAACCTTAACATCACAAGGTGCTACTAAAATATATAAAACACCTAATGATTGTGTTGAACAATATCAAACATTTACACTTAAAGATAATGCTTATTTGGAATATGTTGCTGATCCTATCATAGCTTATGAAAATTCAAATTTTTATCAACATAATACTTTTAATTTAAGTAGTTCAAGTTCATTATTCTATACAGATATTATCACGCCAGGTTATTCAAAAGAAGATAAAGATTTTTCTTATAACTATATGCATTTGCTAAATGAAGTGTATATTGATAATGAACTTGTTACATTTGATAATTTATTATTAGAACCTGCGAAACAATCTATCAGTGACGTCGGATATATGGAAGGTTATTCCCATTACGGTTCAGCCTACTTTATCCATCCTGATGTGAATCAAAAATTAATCGATCGAATATATGACGCTGTTAAAGATTATTTAGCAACCTATGATTGTCGTTTATCGATTTCTCAACTACCTACTCATGGTTTAGCTATACGTATTTTAGCTTATCGTACACAAACAATCGAAAAAATATTAGGTACAATCCAAGGATTTATTGCAGAACATATTTATGATCGTCAACTCGATTTTTTAAGAAAATACTAA
- the ureG gene encoding urease accessory protein UreG, whose protein sequence is MADPIKIGIGGPVGAGKTQLIEKVVKRLSKDMSIGVITNDIYTKEDEKILVNSGVLPEDRIIGVETGGCPHTAIREDASMNFAAIDELLERNDDIELIFIESGGDNLAATFSPELVDFSIYIIDVAQGEKIPRKGGQGMIKSDFFVINKTDLAPYVGASLDQMAEDTKVFRGDRPFAFTNLKTDEGLDKVIDWIERDTLLKGLA, encoded by the coding sequence GTGGCAGATCCAATTAAAATTGGTATCGGAGGACCTGTTGGCGCAGGTAAAACTCAATTGATTGAAAAAGTAGTAAAACGTCTTTCAAAAGATATGAGTATCGGTGTTATTACCAATGATATTTATACTAAAGAAGATGAAAAAATATTAGTCAATTCTGGTGTCTTACCAGAAGACCGTATCATTGGCGTAGAAACTGGAGGTTGTCCTCATACTGCAATTCGTGAAGACGCATCTATGAATTTTGCTGCTATTGATGAATTATTAGAACGCAATGACGATATTGAATTAATTTTCATTGAATCCGGTGGAGATAATTTAGCAGCAACTTTCAGTCCAGAATTAGTTGATTTCTCAATTTATATCATTGACGTTGCACAAGGTGAAAAAATCCCACGTAAAGGTGGACAAGGTATGATTAAGTCAGACTTTTTCGTTATTAACAAAACTGACTTAGCACCATACGTCGGTGCATCTTTAGACCAAATGGCTGAAGATACAAAGGTATTCCGTGGTGATCGTCCATTCGCTTTTACTAACTTAAAAACTGACGAAGGTTTAGATAAAGTGATCGATTGGATCGAACGCGATACATTACTTAAAGGACTAGCATAA
- a CDS encoding transcriptional regulator, SarA/Rot family: MSKIKDINDLVSATFQVKKFFRDTKKKFNLNYEEIYILNYIINSESNEISSKEIARCSEFKPYYLTKALQKLKDLKLLSKKRSLHDERTVIVFVTDTQKKNIKKLISELEEYINN; encoded by the coding sequence ATGAGTAAAATCAAAGATATTAATGATTTAGTTAGTGCAACATTTCAAGTAAAGAAATTTTTTAGAGACACAAAAAAGAAATTTAATTTAAATTATGAAGAAATATATATATTAAATTATATTATAAATAGTGAGTCTAATGAAATTTCATCTAAAGAGATAGCGAGATGTTCAGAGTTTAAGCCATATTATTTAACAAAGGCTTTACAAAAATTAAAAGACTTAAAGTTACTTTCAAAAAAACGAAGCTTACACGATGAAAGAACAGTTATTGTTTTTGTTACAGATACTCAAAAGAAAAATATTAAAAAATTAATTTCTGAGTTAGAAGAATATATTAATAACTAA
- the yut gene encoding urea transporter, with the protein MKVVDILLKNISQVVLLSNKWTGLFILIGLFIADWSVGLAAIMGSLIAYLLAHHVNYTDEEINEGLVGFNPVLTAVALTIFLNESGLNILITVMATVLTLPVGSAVREFLKPYQIPMLTIPFVIVTWFAVMLPGQVKLVDTPLKLIPNKIEPTHFNQNYEHIHLFQSLLEGFSQVFIETSVLGGLFILIGIVIASRKAALLAIGANLAGFLIVALLGGNYDDINHGLFGYNFTLMAIALGYTFKTVINPYVATIFGTMLTVIVQLGLNTLLEPFGIPSLTMPFIIATWILLFAGIKNREHNHVRFQRDKNDSSQ; encoded by the coding sequence TTGAAAGTTGTAGATATTTTATTAAAAAATATTTCGCAAGTAGTATTACTAAGTAATAAATGGACAGGCTTATTTATCTTAATTGGCTTGTTTATTGCGGATTGGTCAGTAGGTTTAGCAGCAATTATGGGTAGTCTAATTGCCTATTTGTTGGCACATCATGTTAACTATACTGATGAAGAAATTAATGAAGGATTAGTAGGATTTAATCCTGTTTTAACAGCAGTCGCACTAACGATATTTTTAAATGAAAGTGGATTAAATATTCTGATTACTGTTATGGCAACGGTACTTACATTGCCAGTTGGCTCAGCGGTGAGAGAATTTTTAAAACCATATCAAATTCCTATGTTAACGATACCTTTTGTAATTGTGACTTGGTTTGCGGTAATGTTGCCGGGACAAGTTAAATTGGTCGATACGCCGTTAAAATTGATTCCTAATAAAATTGAACCGACTCATTTTAATCAAAACTATGAACACATTCATTTATTTCAATCTTTATTAGAAGGATTTAGCCAAGTGTTTATTGAAACAAGTGTACTAGGTGGACTATTTATTTTAATAGGTATAGTGATAGCTTCAAGAAAAGCTGCATTATTAGCTATTGGTGCTAACTTAGCAGGATTTTTAATTGTGGCATTACTAGGTGGTAATTATGATGATATTAACCACGGTTTATTTGGTTATAATTTTACGTTAATGGCTATTGCTTTAGGCTATACATTTAAAACTGTAATTAATCCATATGTCGCAACTATTTTTGGAACAATGCTAACAGTAATTGTCCAATTAGGACTTAATACTTTATTAGAGCCTTTCGGTATACCATCGTTAACAATGCCATTTATTATTGCAACGTGGATACTATTATTTGCAGGTATCAAAAATAGGGAACACAATCATGTAAGATTTCAACGTGACAAGAATGATTCTTCACAATAA
- a CDS encoding ABC transporter substrate-binding protein has protein sequence MKKLLLPLIILVLVLAACGNNSDKDKKADTKSYKMDDGKTVDIPKNPKRIAVVAPTYAGGLKKLGANIVAVNEQVDQSKVLKDKFKGVTKVGDGDVEKVAKEKPDMILVYSTDKDIKKYQKVAPTVVIDYNKHKYLEQQEMLGKLVGKEDKVKEWKKEWEDTTKKDGKEIKDKIGADSTVSLFDEFDKKLYTYGDNWGRGGEVLYQAFGLKMQPEQKKATEKAGFAEIKQEEVDKYGGDYIVSTSEGKPTPGYESTNIWKNLKAVKDGHIVKVEAGTYWYNDPYTLDFMRKDLKEKLIKAAE, from the coding sequence ATGAAAAAATTACTTTTACCATTAATAATATTGGTATTAGTGTTAGCTGCTTGTGGTAATAATTCAGATAAAGACAAGAAGGCAGACACTAAATCTTACAAAATGGATGACGGCAAAACTGTCGATATTCCAAAAAACCCTAAACGTATTGCAGTTGTAGCACCTACATATGCTGGTGGACTTAAAAAATTGGGAGCAAATATTGTTGCTGTTAATGAACAAGTGGATCAAAGCAAAGTCTTAAAAGATAAATTTAAAGGCGTAACTAAAGTTGGCGACGGGGATGTTGAAAAAGTTGCTAAAGAAAAACCAGACATGATTTTAGTATATTCTACTGATAAAGATATTAAAAAATATCAAAAAGTGGCTCCAACAGTAGTCATCGACTATAACAAACATAAATATCTTGAACAACAAGAAATGTTAGGTAAATTAGTTGGTAAAGAAGACAAAGTAAAAGAATGGAAAAAAGAATGGGAAGACACTACTAAAAAAGACGGCAAAGAAATTAAAGACAAAATTGGTGCCGACTCAACAGTGTCATTATTTGATGAATTTGACAAAAAATTATACACATACGGCGATAACTGGGGTCGTGGTGGCGAAGTATTATACCAAGCATTTGGTCTAAAAATGCAACCAGAACAAAAGAAAGCAACTGAAAAAGCTGGATTTGCAGAAATTAAGCAAGAAGAAGTTGATAAATATGGTGGTGACTACATCGTAAGTACAAGCGAAGGTAAACCAACACCTGGATATGAATCAACAAACATTTGGAAAAACTTAAAAGCTGTTAAAGATGGTCATATTGTAAAAGTTGAAGCTGGTACTTATTGGTATAACGATCCATACACATTAGACTTTATGCGTAAAGATTTAAAAGAAAAACTAATCAAAGCTGCTGAATAA
- a CDS encoding urease subunit beta, translated as MIPGEIITKSNEVEINKHHPETVIEVKNTGDRPIQVGSHFHFFEANPALDFEREMAYGKHLDIPAGAAVRFEPGDKKEIQLVEYSGKRRIYGFHGMVNGPIDEERVYRPTGEDDKYAGVFGDEGEENVNKKGGKRS; from the coding sequence ATGATACCTGGTGAAATTATTACTAAAAGTAATGAAGTTGAAATCAATAAACATCATCCAGAAACTGTAATAGAGGTTAAAAATACTGGTGATCGCCCTATACAAGTTGGATCTCATTTCCACTTTTTTGAAGCAAATCCAGCATTAGATTTTGAACGTGAAATGGCTTATGGCAAACATTTAGATATTCCAGCTGGCGCAGCTGTACGTTTTGAACCTGGAGATAAAAAAGAAATTCAACTCGTTGAATATTCTGGTAAACGTCGTATTTATGGTTTCCATGGTATGGTTAATGGTCCTATCGATGAAGAACGCGTATACCGTCCTACTGGCGAAGATGATAAGTATGCTGGTGTCTTTGGTGACGAAGGTGAAGAAAACGTCAACAAAAAAGGAGGAAAAAGATCATGA
- a CDS encoding urease accessory protein UreF has protein sequence MIDHTHLRLFQFCDSQFPTGAFSHSFGLETYIQRNDIRDDQTFIKWLKMFLSEQLTYTDGLAMRIVYDAIENNDPDKVLKMDQLIYVQSLPKETRVGAKQMGTRMVKLALELYDSEWIAWYHQQMKDKKAKLNPAICFTMLGHYLGVDIATIIDYYLYQNVSSLTQNAVRAIPLGQTAGQKVVTHMIPFIEQTRQHIFNLQESDFGLTAPGLEMNQMEHENVNVRIFIS, from the coding sequence ATGATTGATCACACACATCTAAGACTATTTCAGTTCTGTGATTCACAATTTCCAACGGGTGCGTTTAGTCACTCGTTTGGATTAGAAACATATATTCAACGCAATGATATTCGCGATGATCAAACATTTATTAAATGGTTGAAAATGTTTTTAAGTGAGCAATTAACTTATACAGATGGCTTAGCTATGCGTATTGTTTATGATGCTATAGAGAATAATGATCCTGACAAAGTTTTGAAAATGGACCAATTGATTTATGTTCAAAGCTTGCCTAAAGAAACCCGTGTTGGAGCTAAACAAATGGGTACGCGCATGGTAAAACTAGCATTAGAACTATATGACAGCGAATGGATTGCTTGGTATCATCAACAGATGAAAGATAAAAAAGCAAAGCTTAATCCAGCAATTTGCTTTACTATGCTTGGACATTATTTAGGTGTCGATATAGCAACGATTATCGATTATTATTTATATCAAAATGTTTCAAGTTTAACTCAAAATGCTGTGCGTGCCATACCACTTGGACAAACAGCTGGTCAAAAAGTAGTAACGCATATGATTCCATTTATAGAACAAACAAGACAACATATCTTTAATTTACAAGAATCTGACTTTGGCTTAACTGCCCCAGGTTTAGAAATGAATCAAATGGAACATGAAAATGTTAACGTCAGAATCTTCATTTCTTAG
- a CDS encoding urease subunit gamma, with the protein MHFTQREQDKLMIVVAAEVARRRKARGLKLNHPEALALISDELLEGARDGKTVAELMSYGRQILDKDDVMDGVEHMITELEIEATFPDGTKLITVHHPIV; encoded by the coding sequence TTGCATTTTACACAACGTGAGCAGGACAAACTGATGATTGTTGTTGCAGCTGAAGTAGCACGTCGACGTAAAGCACGTGGTTTAAAATTAAATCATCCTGAAGCTTTAGCTTTAATTAGTGATGAACTATTAGAAGGTGCACGCGATGGCAAGACAGTTGCAGAATTAATGAGTTATGGTCGTCAAATCTTAGATAAAGACGATGTAATGGATGGCGTAGAACATATGATTACAGAATTAGAAATCGAAGCTACATTCCCTGATGGTACTAAGTTAATTACAGTGCACCATCCAATTGTATAA